The genomic interval GCACCGCGGTGGCCTCGTAGGGCGAGCGGTACCGGGCCAGCATCCGCGACGCGCACGTGGTGGGCAGGCCGAGCGTGCAGATGTTGTCCTTCAGGGCGATGGGAACGCCGGCGAGGCGCGGTCGAGTGCCTTGCGCAACGTCGTCATCGACGCGCTCCGCCTGCGCCAGTGCGGCCTCGTAGTCGTAGCTGATGAATGCGTTCAGTCGGTCGGGCCCCGAATCGCCGTTGACGACCGCAGTCATGCAGGCGCGCGCGACATCCACCGCACTCACCGCGCCACGCGCAATGTCAGCGAGGGGGCGCAGGTGCGCGGCTTCGCTCATGTCGCGCCACCGCCGTGTGTCGGCAGCCGCGGGACGGCGAAGAAGCCGTCGCGCCAGTCAGGCGCGATGTACGACGGCGGCACTGCCAGCGGGTCGGAACCCGGCACGTCATCGCGCAGCGCGGCAGCATTCTCGCCCACTGCTGCACTCTCGTCAGCTGCGAGCGCTGCGTCTGCCCCTGCGGCTGGGGACGC from Longimicrobiales bacterium carries:
- a CDS encoding Asp-tRNA(Asn)/Glu-tRNA(Gln) amidotransferase subunit GatC, producing the protein MPTREEVRAVARLARLSFSDTELDRMAGDLRDILAQARALRTIAASPAAGADAALAADESAAVGENAAALRDDVPGSDPLAVPPSYIAPDWRDGFFAVPRLPTHGGGAT